Proteins encoded in a region of the Schaalia hyovaginalis genome:
- a CDS encoding ATP-binding protein — MRALAGSLAGGVWKARPTPVETLSWLIARDSFRTSGSAPMEGLIHGASLARLTRGRAVPLRDHIRFYDDAGQEVAYTAVLAITQFPEDMDTAPGGNGQWLLALSQIVKPPRYESAFEESVWPEASVRFRFRSQASAVKTVDKVRQSAKEQRLEASRSATGEPDQTISDSEIEMIELKRDLQRGKVGLVEAWPILTVSEDSLDDLHSSVDAVIEAYAERGITVEVCSDTQAEAWASTLVGDEVRLDAYNHIMDSVAFFGSGFWGGSLVGDDEGPVIGYTTGSTPAIVRHHATEAALRGDTTTVAVLGRSGRGKTTLVQLLSLDAGAEGAWVPVLDLKGDLNNASGGIVTAAKTHGIPADRVEMSAEHAGACDLLAVMDPEDALIHAHSQLMLLISDSLRVAAHPVLMEQISTLIESGEPRSSARLIDQLAASSDEIAQRIARELRTFQGSAVGRMIVGAPTGVTLSATSGIHLLQFPKLDLPDAKTAPADWTVPERVSAAVIRGALAWITNVSRRPELRGMRKLVAVPEAHMLTATREGAAFLSLTARLARALGLTLVIDSQDPASISAHDGIMEQISTAYAFSQSTATQQDAVAKILGVEPSERMRQEIEQVSVDPLSGDVWHGHCLMRHRGRLAAIQVAVPNDQVLAALDTSPTSERNNHVA, encoded by the coding sequence ATGCGAGCCCTTGCCGGCAGCCTGGCCGGCGGCGTATGGAAAGCACGCCCGACCCCCGTCGAGACATTGTCCTGGCTGATTGCCCGGGATTCATTCCGCACTAGCGGATCGGCGCCGATGGAGGGCCTAATCCACGGGGCCAGCCTGGCACGGCTGACTCGGGGGCGTGCTGTGCCCCTGCGCGATCACATCCGCTTCTACGACGATGCTGGTCAGGAGGTCGCCTACACAGCGGTATTGGCGATCACACAGTTCCCTGAGGACATGGACACGGCTCCCGGCGGGAATGGCCAGTGGCTCTTGGCCCTGTCGCAGATCGTCAAGCCACCTCGGTACGAGAGCGCCTTTGAGGAGAGCGTGTGGCCGGAGGCGTCCGTGCGCTTCCGCTTCCGCAGCCAGGCCTCAGCCGTCAAGACTGTCGACAAGGTCCGTCAATCCGCGAAAGAACAACGTCTCGAAGCGAGCCGGAGCGCAACCGGTGAGCCCGATCAGACGATCTCTGACTCAGAAATCGAAATGATCGAGCTCAAACGAGACCTACAACGTGGCAAGGTCGGCCTCGTTGAGGCGTGGCCGATTCTCACGGTGAGTGAAGACAGCCTCGATGACCTGCATTCGAGTGTCGACGCTGTCATCGAGGCTTACGCCGAGAGGGGCATCACCGTCGAGGTTTGCTCGGACACGCAGGCCGAAGCCTGGGCATCCACGCTCGTCGGAGACGAGGTTCGTCTCGACGCGTACAACCACATCATGGACTCGGTGGCCTTCTTCGGGTCCGGATTTTGGGGCGGCTCCCTCGTCGGCGACGATGAGGGGCCGGTGATCGGCTACACCACCGGGTCAACGCCGGCGATCGTTCGCCACCACGCGACCGAGGCTGCCCTGAGGGGCGATACGACCACGGTGGCCGTGCTCGGGCGAAGCGGGCGAGGCAAGACAACCCTCGTTCAGCTCCTTTCCTTGGATGCTGGAGCCGAAGGTGCGTGGGTGCCTGTTCTTGATCTCAAGGGCGATCTGAACAACGCCTCCGGCGGGATTGTCACGGCCGCGAAGACTCATGGGATTCCCGCAGACAGGGTTGAGATGAGTGCCGAGCATGCGGGTGCGTGCGACCTCCTGGCGGTCATGGACCCCGAGGACGCCCTCATTCATGCTCACTCTCAGCTCATGCTCCTCATCTCCGACAGCCTGCGCGTGGCCGCGCATCCTGTCCTCATGGAACAGATCTCGACTCTCATCGAATCTGGCGAGCCGCGATCGTCAGCGCGGTTGATCGACCAGCTCGCCGCGAGCAGCGACGAGATCGCTCAACGGATTGCCCGTGAGCTTCGGACTTTCCAGGGGTCGGCCGTGGGCCGCATGATTGTCGGAGCGCCGACGGGCGTGACTCTGTCGGCGACTTCGGGGATCCACCTGCTCCAGTTCCCCAAGCTGGATCTTCCCGATGCGAAGACCGCGCCGGCGGATTGGACGGTTCCCGAACGTGTGAGCGCCGCCGTGATTCGCGGTGCCCTCGCGTGGATCACCAACGTATCCCGGCGTCCGGAGCTTCGGGGGATGCGCAAGCTCGTCGCGGTCCCAGAAGCTCATATGCTCACGGCCACCAGAGAAGGTGCCGCGTTCTTGAGTCTGACAGCGCGCCTGGCTCGGGCCCTGGGACTCACGCTCGTCATTGATTCGCAGGATCCGGCGTCGATCTCCGCTCATGACGGGATCATGGAGCAGATCTCCACGGCTTATGCCTTCAGCCAGTCAACGGCCACGCAGCAGGATGCGGTCGCGAAGATCCTCGGGGTCGAGCCGAGTGAACGGATGCGGCAAGAGATCGAACAGGTCTCCGTCGACCCGTTAAGCGGGGACGTGTGGCATGGACACTGTCTCATGAGACATCGAGGCCGGCTGGCGGCCATCCAGGTCGCCGTCCCGAACGATCAGGTCCTTGCCGCCCTCGACACCTCGCCGACGAGTGAAAGGAACAACCATGTCGCGTAA
- a CDS encoding conjugal transfer protein, whose product MGSKRFVWPFGKSAKKASATLEAGQEGDEQVWEPLGPSRAQRAFRAIVAVGVVGLLGVNLWSITHPRAVVAGPQSFSIPETVGVDVAGAAAVAEEATVAFLTLDDPKAREARLETVWATPDSLWDGKGSFTIDAARVHAVKTTVKDASNVDVLVAARVDADGVEGPWVGVLVPVMVSPAGASVAGAPTIVGLPEPVEVLAPAMPDMDAELTAATKTDIDAFFKAWAEGDVSALTAPGSAVDAPPAGLGSITVDSWKAFEGSGPTRSGHAQVTWSIGGAKLAATYTLTLTQVSGGEASRWQVSSLSY is encoded by the coding sequence GTGGGCTCGAAGCGGTTTGTGTGGCCGTTCGGAAAGAGTGCGAAGAAGGCGTCGGCGACCCTGGAGGCCGGTCAGGAGGGTGATGAGCAGGTTTGGGAACCTTTGGGGCCGTCGCGTGCTCAGCGCGCCTTCCGGGCGATCGTCGCCGTCGGGGTCGTGGGCTTGCTTGGTGTGAATCTCTGGTCGATCACACACCCTCGGGCCGTGGTTGCTGGCCCTCAGTCCTTCTCCATTCCTGAGACGGTAGGGGTGGATGTGGCCGGCGCAGCAGCGGTCGCCGAGGAGGCGACAGTCGCGTTCCTCACCCTCGATGATCCCAAGGCCCGCGAGGCGCGTCTTGAAACCGTGTGGGCAACGCCTGACAGCTTGTGGGATGGCAAGGGGAGCTTCACGATCGATGCGGCCAGGGTGCACGCCGTGAAGACGACGGTCAAGGATGCGAGCAACGTCGATGTCCTCGTTGCCGCCAGGGTCGACGCCGACGGCGTCGAGGGGCCGTGGGTGGGGGTGCTCGTCCCGGTGATGGTCTCGCCGGCCGGGGCTTCGGTTGCAGGGGCCCCCACGATCGTGGGCTTGCCTGAGCCTGTTGAGGTCTTGGCGCCGGCAATGCCCGATATGGACGCGGAGCTGACGGCTGCCACGAAGACTGATATCGATGCCTTCTTCAAGGCTTGGGCTGAAGGGGATGTCTCAGCCCTGACAGCTCCGGGCTCTGCGGTTGATGCACCTCCCGCAGGTCTGGGGAGCATCACGGTCGACTCATGGAAGGCCTTCGAAGGCTCAGGGCCGACACGGAGCGGCCACGCCCAGGTGACCTGGTCGATTGGCGGGGCGAAGCTCGCCGCGACCTACACCCTCACCCTCACCCAAGTCTCCGGCGGCGAAGCGAGCCGCTGGCAAGTCTCATCACTGTCCTACTAA
- a CDS encoding single-stranded DNA-binding protein has product MLHTFIGNLTEDPTFSKTDRGVTSVRLRLAVNEAYRDKKGNLQEKAPTFWDCFGWGNRADRIRDAAWKKGQAVIVVGEFTSSSWVSDDGVKHSRTTVTILNVGADATRQRRTVEAKEHVEAPAPAAPAEELPGLGTVDADAELGL; this is encoded by the coding sequence ATGCTGCACACGTTCATCGGGAATCTGACGGAGGACCCGACCTTCTCGAAGACGGATCGAGGTGTGACATCGGTGCGCCTGCGTCTGGCGGTCAACGAGGCGTATCGGGACAAGAAGGGGAACCTTCAAGAGAAAGCCCCGACGTTTTGGGATTGCTTCGGCTGGGGAAACCGGGCGGACAGGATCCGGGACGCGGCCTGGAAGAAAGGACAGGCTGTGATCGTCGTCGGCGAGTTCACCTCGTCGTCGTGGGTGAGCGATGACGGTGTCAAGCACAGTCGGACGACAGTAACAATCCTCAACGTCGGAGCAGATGCGACGCGCCAAAGGCGCACCGTCGAGGCGAAGGAACACGTAGAGGCCCCTGCCCCTGCGGCGCCGGCGGAGGAGCTTCCGGGCTTGGGGACCGTGGACGCTGATGCGGAGCTGGGGCTATGA
- a CDS encoding UPF0182 family protein — MSGSFPRPPKKGGEEADRPRIGPGSLTILVLLAIVGLIYAASSVWTEILWFKQMNSTRVLLTQWFAFAGLFLVGFLVMASAILLTLNFVYRHRAASTRGEASANLRQYQESLEPLRRVVFWGLALLLGVTSGAKLAGEWQTVLQFVNRTPFGTTDPQFGLDVSFFVFTLPALDLLVSFLMKTTLFALAAAIVVSYLYGTIRLFPRPHASRPARHITGILAAVASLLFGANYWLGRYGLLTKRGSNVDGAMYADIKATLPAHSILAVISVLVAVLFLIAAFKGTWRLPVIGVSVTVVSALVVGGMYPALIQQFRVTPNERELESPYIQHNIDATLKAYGLEGLEYTNYDAATTAQPGQLREDSESTSQIRLLDPQVITKTVQQLQQSRPYYGFDSGMKVDRYTVGDERRDTVIAVREMNLAGLSAEQRTWVNMHTVYTHGFGVVAAYGNTLTSDGLPSYWEQSVPSRGEMGDYEERVYFSPNAPQYSIVGAPEGADPQELDYPDDNAKGGQVATTFTGDGGPSVGNLWNKLLYSIKFASTDIFFSSQTNSASQILYVRDPLARVAKVAPFLTLEQEAYPAVVDVDGDPSTPKRLVWVVDGYTTTDDYPYSQHESLAQTTIDSQSDTMSQYVRAETINYMRNSVKAIVDAYDGSVRLFQWDQEDPILQTWMKIYPDRVEPLSQISGDLMSHMRYPEDMFKVQRELLTSYHVKNASDFYAGGDRWRLAEETSTAVSSSPEGAVAPSATQPPYYLTMQMPGQETAEFSLTSVFVPGGESKREAMAGFLAVDSETGNEPGKIREGYGKLRLLALPSSTTVPGPGQVQNAYDSNETIARQLNLLNQADSKVIRGNLLTLPVGGGLLYVQPVYVQGTGSASYPVLRSVLTAFGNQVGFAPTLAESLDQTFGGDSAATVAGADQGGGADQGAEGEAPVTLSAQQKLSQALSAASKALQDSQTALSGGDWAAYGKAQDALDAAIAAAVEAQSQIDGAAGAGGAAGADEGGAGSSTGADSAQSQ, encoded by the coding sequence ATGTCAGGATCCTTTCCGCGACCGCCGAAGAAGGGAGGTGAAGAAGCCGACCGTCCTCGCATTGGACCGGGTTCGTTGACGATCCTCGTCCTCCTCGCGATCGTCGGCCTCATCTACGCCGCTTCGAGCGTGTGGACGGAGATCCTGTGGTTCAAGCAGATGAACTCGACGCGCGTGCTGCTCACCCAGTGGTTCGCATTCGCGGGCCTGTTCCTCGTGGGATTCCTCGTCATGGCCTCGGCGATCCTGCTCACCCTGAACTTCGTCTACCGGCACAGGGCCGCCTCGACGCGCGGTGAGGCCTCGGCGAATCTCCGCCAGTACCAGGAGTCCCTCGAGCCGCTCCGCCGGGTCGTCTTCTGGGGCCTCGCGCTGCTCCTGGGCGTGACCTCGGGTGCGAAGCTGGCGGGGGAGTGGCAGACCGTCCTCCAGTTCGTGAACCGCACGCCCTTCGGGACGACGGATCCGCAGTTCGGCCTTGACGTCTCCTTCTTCGTGTTCACGCTGCCCGCCCTCGACCTCCTCGTCTCCTTCCTCATGAAGACGACACTCTTCGCCCTCGCGGCGGCGATCGTCGTGTCCTACCTGTACGGGACGATCCGCCTGTTCCCCAGGCCGCACGCCTCCAGGCCCGCGCGCCACATCACCGGGATCCTCGCCGCGGTGGCCTCCCTGCTGTTCGGCGCTAATTACTGGCTGGGCCGCTACGGGCTGCTCACCAAGCGCGGCTCCAACGTGGACGGCGCCATGTACGCCGACATCAAGGCGACCCTGCCGGCGCATTCGATTCTCGCGGTGATCTCGGTGCTCGTCGCCGTCCTCTTCCTCATCGCGGCGTTCAAGGGGACCTGGCGCCTTCCGGTCATCGGCGTCTCCGTGACCGTCGTGTCGGCCCTGGTCGTCGGCGGGATGTATCCGGCGCTCATTCAGCAGTTCCGGGTCACCCCGAACGAGCGTGAACTGGAATCCCCCTACATTCAGCACAACATCGATGCGACCCTGAAGGCCTACGGGCTCGAGGGCCTCGAGTACACGAACTACGATGCGGCGACGACCGCGCAGCCGGGCCAGCTGCGAGAGGACTCGGAGTCGACCTCGCAGATCCGCCTGCTCGACCCGCAGGTCATCACGAAGACCGTCCAGCAGCTCCAGCAGTCGAGGCCCTATTACGGCTTCGACTCGGGCATGAAGGTCGACCGCTACACCGTGGGCGATGAGCGCCGCGACACCGTCATCGCCGTGCGCGAGATGAACCTCGCGGGCCTGTCGGCCGAGCAGCGCACCTGGGTGAACATGCACACCGTCTACACCCACGGCTTCGGCGTCGTCGCCGCTTACGGCAATACGCTCACCTCCGACGGCCTGCCCTCCTACTGGGAGCAGTCCGTGCCCTCCCGCGGTGAGATGGGCGACTATGAGGAGCGGGTCTACTTCTCGCCGAACGCCCCGCAGTACTCGATCGTGGGCGCCCCCGAGGGCGCGGACCCGCAGGAGCTCGATTACCCGGATGACAACGCCAAGGGCGGTCAGGTCGCCACTACCTTCACCGGCGATGGCGGTCCGAGCGTCGGCAATCTCTGGAACAAGCTCCTCTATTCGATCAAGTTCGCCTCGACGGACATCTTCTTCTCCTCGCAGACGAATTCGGCTTCGCAGATCCTGTACGTCCGCGACCCGCTGGCCCGTGTCGCGAAGGTCGCCCCCTTCCTCACGCTCGAGCAGGAGGCGTACCCGGCGGTCGTCGACGTTGACGGGGACCCCTCGACGCCCAAGCGCCTCGTGTGGGTGGTCGACGGCTACACGACGACGGACGACTACCCGTATTCGCAGCACGAATCGCTCGCGCAGACGACGATCGACTCGCAGTCGGACACCATGAGCCAGTACGTGCGCGCTGAGACGATCAACTACATGCGCAACTCCGTCAAGGCCATCGTGGACGCCTATGACGGTTCGGTCCGCCTGTTCCAGTGGGACCAGGAGGATCCGATCCTTCAGACCTGGATGAAGATCTACCCGGATCGCGTCGAGCCCCTGTCGCAGATCTCGGGCGACCTCATGAGCCACATGCGCTATCCGGAGGACATGTTCAAGGTTCAGCGCGAACTGCTCACGAGCTACCACGTGAAGAACGCCTCGGACTTCTACGCGGGCGGCGACCGCTGGCGCCTGGCCGAGGAGACCTCGACCGCCGTCTCGTCCTCGCCCGAGGGCGCGGTGGCGCCGTCGGCGACCCAGCCGCCCTACTACCTCACGATGCAGATGCCGGGACAGGAGACCGCCGAGTTCTCGCTCACCTCGGTCTTCGTCCCCGGCGGCGAGTCCAAGCGGGAGGCGATGGCGGGCTTCCTCGCGGTCGATTCCGAGACGGGCAATGAGCCGGGCAAGATCCGCGAGGGGTACGGCAAGCTGCGTCTGCTGGCCCTGCCCTCGTCGACGACGGTTCCCGGTCCGGGGCAGGTTCAGAACGCTTACGACTCGAACGAGACCATCGCCCGTCAGCTCAACCTGTTGAACCAGGCGGATTCGAAGGTCATTCGCGGCAATCTCCTCACGCTGCCCGTGGGAGGCGGTCTGCTTTACGTGCAGCCCGTGTACGTCCAGGGCACGGGTTCGGCCTCTTATCCGGTGCTGCGCTCGGTTCTGACGGCCTTCGGCAACCAGGTCGGTTTCGCGCCGACCCTGGCCGAATCCCTCGACCAGACCTTCGGCGGCGACTCCGCGGCGACGGTCGCGGGCGCCGATCAGGGCGGCGGGGCCGATCAGGGCGCCGAGGGCGAGGCACCCGTGACGCTGAGCGCGCAGCAGAAGCTCTCTCAGGCGCTGTCGGCCGCTTCGAAGGCCTTGCAGGACTCGCAGACCGCTTTGAGCGGGGGCGACTGGGCCGCTTACGGCAAGGCCCAGGATGCCCTCGATGCGGCGATCGCCGCGGCGGTCGAGGCTCAGAGCCAGATCGACGGGGCTGCCGGTGCCGGAGGTGCTGCTGGTGCGGACGAGGGCGGGGCCGGGTCCTCGACCGGTGCCGATTCGGCTCAATCGCAGTAG
- a CDS encoding PPA1309 family protein, with product MTIENSAMPTSRQIALANVVVDIERTAARAGWDHAPSLYALVPTAGLLDQPGLPEDVAAQIRAGWDGTADHLSAIVQEDLAEDELEEVLGHLGWPEQVVGAALTVERVIVPPEVEAQAPEDPEEALAFITNHPQRSDVRLAVGALRTGESWCALRTRAFDADDKVGQGSRLVPNLVEALLVSLEPEQRD from the coding sequence ATGACCATCGAGAACTCCGCGATGCCGACATCGCGCCAGATCGCCCTCGCCAATGTCGTCGTCGATATCGAGCGCACAGCGGCCCGAGCCGGATGGGACCACGCCCCGTCGCTGTACGCGCTCGTGCCGACCGCAGGACTGCTCGACCAGCCGGGACTGCCCGAGGACGTCGCCGCGCAGATCCGCGCCGGATGGGACGGCACCGCCGATCACCTGTCCGCGATCGTCCAGGAGGACCTCGCCGAAGACGAGCTCGAGGAGGTGCTCGGCCACCTCGGATGGCCCGAGCAGGTCGTGGGCGCGGCCCTCACCGTCGAGCGCGTCATCGTCCCGCCCGAGGTCGAGGCTCAGGCTCCCGAGGACCCCGAAGAGGCTCTCGCCTTCATCACGAACCACCCGCAGCGCTCGGATGTGCGCCTCGCCGTCGGCGCGCTGCGCACCGGCGAGTCCTGGTGCGCCCTGCGCACGCGCGCGTTCGATGCCGATGACAAGGTCGGGCAGGGATCGCGCCTGGTCCCCAACCTCGTCGAGGCGCTCCTGGTCTCCTTGGAGCCCGAGCAGCGGGACTGA
- a CDS encoding YlbL family protein codes for MKEEEHAVNGLQDPRGDEGGARSRHGGDEREGRWNGRAPGGGAALAGPLGRRGPFGFGAGRIGLLALALVVALVLFIVPMPYVVESPGPTFDVAGQYRGTALIEVSGTDPKTGGQIEAEAAHEAGTGAGELRMVTVSESGGPGRRLNLVQLISAYFDSTAKIIPYSQAYPDSATKEQVDAAQSVLMRSSQSTAEAAALTHLGWEVPAKVTIRGATAGSDAEGKVEDGDVLVSVTDAQGVEHPIDRAATVFDLVKATPVGSVLTVNTERDGEPMSAKITTVSGGEGARGSRLGVYLDVDVDLPLQIAFNLGEVGGPSAGMMFALGIIDRLTPGDLMGGRSIAGTGTMSYDGEVGAIGGIVQKMNGAKRDGAAFFLAPASNCGEVVGNELPGLQVVAVSTLDEAVSAVKTIAAGDGESLPTCASALGK; via the coding sequence GTGAAAGAAGAGGAGCATGCGGTGAACGGCCTTCAAGACCCCCGGGGCGACGAGGGCGGGGCGCGCAGTCGACATGGCGGAGACGAGCGGGAGGGGCGCTGGAACGGGCGCGCTCCGGGAGGCGGCGCTGCCCTTGCCGGGCCCCTCGGCCGACGCGGGCCCTTCGGATTCGGCGCCGGGCGGATCGGCCTCCTGGCCCTGGCCCTCGTCGTCGCCCTGGTGCTGTTCATCGTGCCGATGCCCTACGTCGTCGAATCCCCCGGCCCCACCTTCGACGTGGCGGGCCAGTACCGGGGGACGGCGCTCATCGAGGTCTCGGGGACGGACCCGAAGACGGGCGGGCAGATCGAGGCCGAAGCTGCGCATGAGGCCGGAACGGGCGCGGGCGAACTGCGGATGGTGACCGTCTCGGAGTCCGGAGGGCCCGGGCGCCGCCTGAATCTGGTGCAGCTCATCTCCGCCTACTTCGATTCGACGGCAAAGATCATCCCCTATTCCCAGGCCTATCCCGATAGCGCGACGAAGGAGCAGGTGGATGCGGCGCAGTCCGTGTTGATGCGCTCCTCCCAGTCGACTGCGGAGGCGGCTGCCCTGACGCACCTCGGGTGGGAGGTCCCCGCGAAGGTGACGATCCGCGGTGCGACCGCGGGCTCTGACGCGGAGGGGAAGGTCGAGGACGGCGACGTCCTGGTCTCGGTGACCGACGCCCAGGGCGTCGAGCACCCGATCGACCGGGCCGCAACGGTCTTCGACCTCGTGAAGGCCACCCCGGTCGGCTCGGTCCTCACCGTGAACACGGAGCGGGACGGGGAGCCGATGTCGGCGAAGATCACGACCGTGTCCGGAGGGGAGGGGGCCCGGGGCTCCCGCCTGGGCGTCTACCTGGACGTCGACGTCGACCTCCCGCTTCAGATCGCCTTCAATCTCGGTGAGGTGGGAGGCCCCTCGGCGGGCATGATGTTCGCCCTCGGGATCATCGATCGACTCACGCCGGGCGACCTCATGGGCGGTCGTTCGATCGCGGGCACGGGCACGATGAGCTACGACGGCGAAGTCGGGGCGATCGGCGGCATCGTGCAGAAGATGAACGGTGCGAAGCGCGACGGCGCCGCCTTCTTCCTCGCCCCGGCCTCGAACTGCGGCGAAGTCGTGGGCAACGAGCTGCCCGGATTGCAGGTGGTGGCCGTTTCAACGCTCGACGAGGCGGTGTCGGCGGTGAAGACGATCGCCGCAGGAGACGGCGAGTCCCTTCCGACCTGCGCTTCCGCCCTCGGGAAGTGA
- a CDS encoding zinc-dependent metalloprotease: protein MTQDAPEPTPFDEFLRKMLGDEAAEEAARALRAQGFDPAKLPPQFSDPAALNAALNQFQFLMNTSNGPVDWRIVTDSARQAIYRNGDPVLTAAQAERAKRAMTVADLWLDTATAFEPGPVERRAWTRSEWIDQTLPMWKRMTEPVAQNVSRALGEVLGGRLGSEADEAPLPPGMAQMLGRTQELVPKLSAMMFASQISRALTGIAAEALGSTDVGLPLVEGGVTGLVVSNVDAFADGLDIPFDEILHFLAVRECAHRRLFAAVPWLHGDLLRAVESYCARIAIDEDAIAEAARSFDPGDPGSIESALSGGVFAIGVTAEQQRSLDRLETILALIEGWVEVVTARAVAPYLPHADQLREMMRRRRASGGPAEQVLGELIGLKMRPRRARGAAKIFALVEADSDAAARDALWSHPDMVPTIAELDSPDTFLVMRRAAGEQDADIDAALEALLEGTMGWADGVTPDLDPETQTLAKAGFGNADDATAPDRDPSEDAGASEDADAPKNADAPQDEGGTDKA, encoded by the coding sequence ATGACCCAGGACGCTCCAGAGCCCACCCCCTTCGACGAATTCCTCCGCAAGATGCTCGGAGACGAAGCGGCCGAAGAGGCCGCCCGCGCTCTGCGCGCCCAGGGCTTCGACCCTGCGAAGCTGCCCCCGCAGTTCTCCGATCCGGCGGCCCTGAACGCCGCGCTCAACCAATTCCAGTTCCTCATGAACACCTCGAACGGGCCGGTCGACTGGCGCATCGTCACCGACTCGGCCCGGCAGGCGATCTACCGGAACGGCGACCCCGTCCTCACCGCCGCGCAGGCGGAACGGGCCAAGCGCGCCATGACGGTGGCCGACCTGTGGCTCGACACGGCGACCGCCTTCGAACCCGGGCCCGTCGAGCGGCGCGCGTGGACCCGCTCGGAATGGATCGACCAGACGCTGCCCATGTGGAAGCGCATGACTGAGCCCGTCGCGCAGAACGTGTCGCGCGCCCTCGGGGAGGTCCTCGGCGGCCGCCTCGGCTCCGAGGCCGACGAAGCCCCGCTGCCGCCCGGCATGGCCCAGATGCTCGGACGCACCCAGGAGCTCGTCCCGAAGCTCTCCGCGATGATGTTCGCCTCGCAGATCTCGCGCGCCCTCACCGGCATCGCCGCCGAAGCGCTCGGTTCGACCGATGTCGGCCTGCCCCTGGTCGAAGGCGGGGTCACCGGACTCGTCGTCTCCAACGTCGACGCCTTCGCAGACGGACTCGACATCCCCTTCGATGAGATCCTCCACTTCCTCGCCGTCCGCGAATGCGCCCACCGCAGGCTCTTCGCGGCCGTGCCCTGGCTCCACGGCGATCTCCTCCGCGCGGTCGAAAGCTATTGCGCGCGCATCGCCATCGACGAGGACGCCATCGCCGAGGCGGCCCGATCCTTCGACCCGGGCGACCCGGGGTCCATCGAATCGGCCCTCTCGGGCGGGGTCTTCGCCATCGGCGTCACGGCGGAGCAGCAGCGCAGCCTCGACCGGCTCGAGACGATCCTCGCCCTGATCGAGGGCTGGGTCGAGGTGGTCACCGCGCGCGCCGTCGCCCCCTACCTGCCGCACGCCGACCAGCTGCGCGAGATGATGCGCCGCAGGCGCGCCTCCGGGGGACCGGCCGAACAGGTCCTCGGCGAACTCATCGGATTGAAGATGCGCCCGCGTCGTGCCCGAGGCGCAGCGAAGATCTTCGCCCTCGTCGAGGCCGACTCCGACGCCGCCGCCCGCGACGCCCTGTGGTCCCACCCCGACATGGTGCCCACGATCGCCGAGCTCGACTCCCCCGACACCTTCCTCGTCATGCGCCGAGCCGCCGGGGAGCAGGACGCGGACATCGACGCGGCCCTGGAAGCCCTGCTCGAAGGCACGATGGGCTGGGCGGACGGGGTCACCCCGGATCTCGACCCGGAGACGCAGACCCTGGCCAAGGCGGGTTTCGGGAACGCCGATGACGCGACCGCCCCCGATCGCGATCCCTCGGAGGACGCCGGCGCTTCGGAGGACGCGGATGCTCCGAAGAACGCCGATGCTCCGCAGGACGAGGGCGGCACCGACAAGGCCTGA